From Paenibacillus sp. PvR098:
ATACCTCAAAGATTCTCGGTGTTAAAATGTAACGGCCCATAATCGCCAAATTGGATGGTGCCTGTTCTCTCTTTGGCTTTTCCACCAGATCATTTACACTGTATAATCGATCATGAATCTCCTTGCTGTTTACAATACCGTATCGGGACACTTCTTCTTCCGAAACTGTCTGTACGCCGATCACCGAAGATTTATATCGCTCAAACTGCTCCATCAGTTGCTTCAGGCATGGCTTGGCTGCCTGTACGATATCATCTCCAAGCAGCACGGCAAACGGTTCATTTCCGATAAACTTCCGTGCGCACCAGATGGCATGGCCGAGCCCTTTCGGTTCCTTTTGCCGGATATAGTGAATATCCGCCATTTTAGAAGATTTTTGTACTTCATCCAGCAGGTCCAGTTTGCCCTTTTCCAACAAATTCTGCTCTAGCTCAAAACAGTTGTCGAAATGGTCTTCGATCGCCCTTTTTCCTTTGCCGGTGACGATAATGATATCCTCGATTCCCGATGCGACCGCTTCTTCTACAATATATTGAATCGTTGGCTTGTCTACGATCGGCAGCATTTCCTTCGGCATCGCCTTGGTGGCCGGAAGAAATCGGGTTCCAAGACCTGCAGCCGGTATAATGGCCTTCCTAATCTTCATCTTAGGCAGTTCCCCTTCATTTAATATCAGTTTATTACTTATTCACAACCGCAAGCTCCGGCTTTATCTTCTTCCTATTGAATGCAATATCCATGATCTCGTCTTTTAGTGGTTTGGGGTCTAATTCTTTATAATTCTCAATTA
This genomic window contains:
- the galU gene encoding UTP--glucose-1-phosphate uridylyltransferase GalU: MKIRKAIIPAAGLGTRFLPATKAMPKEMLPIVDKPTIQYIVEEAVASGIEDIIIVTGKGKRAIEDHFDNCFELEQNLLEKGKLDLLDEVQKSSKMADIHYIRQKEPKGLGHAIWCARKFIGNEPFAVLLGDDIVQAAKPCLKQLMEQFERYKSSVIGVQTVSEEEVSRYGIVNSKEIHDRLYSVNDLVEKPKREQAPSNLAIMGRYILTPRIFEVLENQTPGAGGEIQLTDAIAELNRHEAVYAYNFEGTRYDVGEKLGFIQTTIEFALKRDELRSDLLQYLSNIIEKEHVTMK